A section of the Cumulibacter manganitolerans genome encodes:
- a CDS encoding L-aspartate oxidase: MNRSPVVVVGSGAAGLSTALVLAGNRPVTVVTKGTLGDGATAWAQGGLAAVSAADDSFIGHVEDTVRAGGGLCDERTVRDLVEAAPAAIERLVRLGARFDRTGDGELDLGLEGGHRTRRIVHCGGDASGAEVARVLARAVRRRADAGQLTVLEHTWALDALHDDRGSMTGVRVMDAAGRPGALPAGALVLATGGIGRLWSATTNPVTATGDGLALAARAGAVLRDIEFMQFHPTLLAAAAVPGDAAVLITEALRGEGAVLVGQDGRRVMPGVHPSADLAPRDVVSAALHDHLQRHAVSHVYLDGTMLSEPVWRRHFPTVLRMCRDRGVDPVTEPIPVRPGAHYHCGGVAADLTGRTSVPGLYAVGEVARTGVHGANRLASNSITEALVAGQRCGLLLRAGTTDPSTRTRPGSAAPVRRAAGAARGCSAAPECGGSRSAPIVSTCRRHPDPRCTSRAER; the protein is encoded by the coding sequence GGTGGTGGTCGTCGGCAGCGGTGCCGCCGGCCTGAGCACCGCACTCGTCCTCGCCGGTAACCGGCCGGTCACCGTGGTCACCAAGGGGACGCTCGGCGACGGCGCCACGGCCTGGGCACAGGGCGGGCTCGCCGCGGTCAGCGCCGCGGACGACTCCTTCATCGGCCACGTCGAGGACACCGTGCGCGCGGGCGGTGGGCTGTGCGACGAACGGACGGTCCGCGACCTCGTCGAGGCCGCACCGGCCGCCATCGAGCGGCTGGTGCGCCTGGGCGCGCGCTTCGACCGCACCGGGGACGGCGAGCTCGACCTCGGCCTGGAGGGCGGCCACCGGACCCGGCGCATCGTGCACTGTGGCGGAGACGCCAGCGGCGCCGAGGTCGCGCGGGTCCTGGCCCGGGCGGTGCGGCGCCGCGCCGACGCGGGGCAGCTCACCGTCCTCGAGCACACCTGGGCGCTCGACGCGCTGCACGACGACCGCGGGTCGATGACCGGCGTCCGCGTGATGGACGCGGCGGGCCGCCCTGGCGCGCTGCCCGCCGGCGCGCTGGTGCTCGCGACCGGGGGCATCGGGCGGCTGTGGTCGGCCACCACCAACCCCGTCACCGCCACCGGGGACGGCCTCGCGCTGGCCGCCCGCGCCGGCGCCGTCCTGCGGGACATCGAGTTCATGCAGTTCCACCCCACCCTGCTCGCCGCCGCCGCGGTGCCGGGGGATGCGGCGGTGCTGATCACCGAGGCGCTGCGCGGCGAGGGCGCGGTCCTCGTCGGCCAGGACGGTCGCCGCGTCATGCCGGGCGTGCACCCGTCCGCCGACCTCGCGCCCCGCGACGTCGTGTCCGCGGCGCTGCACGACCACCTGCAGCGGCACGCTGTCTCGCACGTCTACCTCGACGGCACGATGCTCTCGGAGCCGGTCTGGCGGCGGCACTTCCCGACGGTGCTGCGGATGTGCCGCGACCGTGGGGTGGATCCGGTGACCGAGCCGATCCCGGTCCGGCCCGGCGCGCACTACCACTGCGGCGGCGTGGCCGCCGACCTCACGGGGCGCACCAGCGTGCCCGGCCTGTACGCCGTCGGCGAGGTCGCGCGGACGGGGGTGCACGGCGCCAACCGGCTCGCGTCCAACTCGATCACCGAGGCGTTGGTCGCCGGCCAGCGCTGTGGCCTGCTGCTGCGCGCGGGGACGACGGACCCGTCCACGCGCACCCGTCCGGGATCCGCCGCCCCGGTTCGGCGGGCCGCGGGGGCTGCGCGGGGGTGCTCGGCGGCACCGGAGTGCGGGGGCAGTCGGTCGGCGCCGATCGTGAGCACGTGCAGACGGCACCCGGATCCCAGATGCACCAGTCGTGCTGAGCGGTGA